The following coding sequences lie in one Arabidopsis thaliana chromosome 3, partial sequence genomic window:
- a CDS encoding Plant protein 1589 of unknown function (FUNCTIONS IN: molecular_function unknown; INVOLVED IN: developmental process; LOCATED IN: endomembrane system; CONTAINS InterPro DOMAIN/s: Conserved hypothetical protein CHP01589, plant (InterPro:IPR006476); BEST Arabidopsis thaliana protein match is: Plant protein 1589 of unknown function (TAIR:AT3G28990.1); Has 220 Blast hits to 220 proteins in 21 species: Archae - 0; Bacteria - 0; Metazoa - 0; Fungi - 0; Plants - 215; Viruses - 0; Other Eukaryotes - 5 (source: NCBI BLink).) codes for MADSSSASYIHMVQHMIEKCLIFHMSKEECVEALSKHANITPVITSTVWKELEKENKEFFKAYEERQSKQEQMSEEETNQMIQKIISDSSKESDD; via the exons AtggcagattcttcttctgcttcttacATTCACATG gTGCAGCACATGATAGAGAAATGTTTGATCTTCCATATGAGCAAAGAAGAGTGTGTGGAAGCTCTCTCTAAGCATGCAAACATCACTCCTGTCATCACCTCTACTG TGTGGAAGGAGCTGGAGAAAGAGAACAAGGAATTCTTCAAGGCGTATGAGGAGAGGCAAAGCAAACAAGAGCAAATGTCGGAGGAAGAGACAAACCAGATGATCCAGAAGATTATCTCGGATTCATCTAAAGAATCCGACGACTGA
- the SAP130a gene encoding Cleavage and polyadenylation specificity factor (CPSF) A subunit protein, protein MYLYSLTLQQATGIVCAINGNFSGGKTQEIAVARGKILDLLRPDENGKIQTIHSVEVFGAIRSLAQFRLTGAQKDYIVVGSDSGRIVILEYNKEKNVFDKVHQETFGKSGCRRIVPGQYVAVDPKGRAVMIGACEKQKLVYVLNRDTTARLTISSPLEAHKSHTICYSLCGVDCGFDNPIFAAIELDYSEADQDPTGQAASEAQKHLTFYELDLGLNHVSRKWSNPVDNGANMLVTVPGGADGPSGVLVCAENFVIYMNQGHPDVRAVIPRRTDLPAERGVLVVSAAVHKQKTMFFFLIQTEYGDVFKVTLDHNGDHVSELKVKYFDTIPVASSICVLKLGFLFSASEFGNHGLYQFQAIGEEPDVESSSSNLMETEEGFQPVFFQPRRLKNLVRIDQVESLMPLMDMKVLNIFEEETPQIFSLCGRGPRSSLRILRPGLAITEMAVSQLPGQPSAVWTVKKNVSDEFDAYIVVSFTNATLVLSIGEQVEEVNDSGFLDTTPSLAVSLIGDDSLMQVHPNGIRHIREDGRINEWRTPGKRSIVKVGYNRLQVVIALSGGELIYFEADMTGQLMEVEKHEMSGDVACLDIAPVPEGRKRSRFLAVGSYDNTVRILSLDPDDCLQILSVQSVSSAPESLLFLEVQASIGGDDGADHPANLFLNSGLQNGVLFRTVVDMVTGQLSDSRSRFLGLKPPKLFSISVRGRSAMLCLSSRPWLGYIHRGHFHLTPLSYETLEFAAPFSSDQCAEGVVSVAGDALRIFMIDRLGETFNETVVPLRYTPRKFVLHPKRKLLVIIESDQGAFTAEEREAARKECFEAGGVGENGNGNADQMENGADDEDKEDPLSDEQYGYPKAESEKWVSCIRVLDPKTATTTCLLELQDNEAAYSVCTVNFHDKEYGTLLAVGTVKGMQFWPKKNLVAGFIHIYRFVEDGKSLELLHKTQVEGVPLALCQFQGRLLAGIGPVLRLYDLGKKRLLRKCENKLFPNTIISIQTYRDRIYVGDIQESFHYCKYRRDENQLYIFADDCVPRWLTASHHVDFDTMAGADKFGNVYFVRLPQDLSEEIEEDPTGGKIKWEQGKLNGAPNKVDEIVQFHVGDVVTCLQKASMIPGGSESIMYGTVMGSIGALHAFTSRDDVDFFSHLEMHMRQEYPPLCGRDHMAYRSAYFPVKDVIDGDLCEQFPTLPMDLQRKIADELDRTPAEILKKLEDARNKII, encoded by the exons ATGTATCTGTACAGTCTTACTCTGCAGCAGGCGACGGGAATCGTCTGCGCAATCAACGGGAACTTTTCCGGCGGCAAGACACAGGAGATTGCGGTAGCTCGTGGCAAGATTTTGGATCTTCTCCGTCCCGACGAGAACGGTAAGATCCAGACGATACACTCTGTAGAAGTATTTGGTGCAATTAGATCCCTAGCTCAGTTTAGGTTGACTGGTGCGCAGAAGGATTATATCGTAGTAGGCTCAGATTCGGGTAGAATTGTTATACTTGAGTACAACAAGGAGAAAAATGTGTTCGATAAAGTTCACCAGGAGACTTTTGGCAAGTCTGGTTGCAGAAGAATTGTGCCAGGCCAGTACGTGGCTGTTGATCCCAAAGGAAGAGCTGTTATGATTGGAGCTTGTGAGAAGCAGaaattggtttatgttttgaacaGAGATACCACTGCTAGGTTAACTATTTCTTCTCCCTTGGAGGCTCACAAGTCTCATACCATTTGCTATTCTCTCTGCGGTGTGGACTGCGGTTTCGATAACCCgatttttgcagccattgaGCTTGATTACTCCGAGGCAGATCAGGATCCTACTGGCCAAGCCGCTAGTGAGGCTCAGAAGCATTTGACTTTCTATGAGCTCGATTTGGGGCTCAACCATGTCTCTAGAAAGTGGTCTAACCCTGTTGACAATGGTGCCAATATGCTTGTTACTGTTCCTGGAGGAGCTGATGGCCCGAGTGGAGTTTTGGTTTGCGCCgagaattttgttatttacatGAATCAGGGTCATCCAGACGTGAGGGCTGTGATTCCTAGACGAACTGATTTGCCTGCTGAACGGGGAGTTTTGGTTGTTTCTGCCGCCGTGCACAAGCAGAAGAcaatgttcttctttttaatcCAGACTGAGTATGGCGACGTTTTTAAGGTCACCTTGGATCACAATGGCGATCATGTCTCCGAGTTGAAGGTTAAATACTTCGACACCATTCCCGTCGCATCCTCTATATGTGTGTTGAAGCTGGGATTCCTCTTCTCTGCTTCGGAATTTGGAAACCATGGTTTGTATCAGTTTCAGGCCATAGGAGAGGAACCTGATGTAGAGTCTTCCTCCTCTAATCTGATGGAAACCGAAGAAGGTTTTCAGCCCGTCTTTTTTCAGCCTAGACGACTTAAGAATCTTGTTAGGATTGACCAAGTCGAGAGTCTGATGCCGCTCATGGACATGAAAGTCCTAAACATTTTTGAGGAAGAAACCCCTCAAATCTTTTCACTTTGCGGCCGGGGTCCACGATCCTCTCTAAGGATACTGAGACCTGGTTTGGCCATCACTGAGATGGCTGTCTCTCAGCTTCCAGGTCAGCCAAGTGCTGTGTGGACGGTGAAAAAGAATGTGAGCGATGAGTTTGATGCATACATCGTTGTCTCTTTTACCAATGCTACTCTTGTTCTTTCGATTGGTGAACAAGTTGAAGAAGTTAATGACAGTGGGTTTCTTGATACTACCCCATCCCTGGCTGTCTCTCTGATCGGCGATGATTCTCTCATGCAAGTCCATCCCAATGGTATCCGCCACATAAGGGAAGATGGACGCATTAACGAATGGAGAACTCCTGGCAAGAGGTCAATTGTTAAAGTTGGGTATAATCGGCTTCAAGTGGTCATTGCATTGAGTGGGGGAGAGCTTATATACTTTGAGGCAGATATGACTGGCCAGCTGATGGAGGTGGAGAAGCATGAAATGTCTGGTGATGTGGCTTGCCTGGACATTGCCCCTGTTCctgaaggaagaaaaaggtCTCGCTTTCTTGCTGTGGGATCTTATGATAATACTGTGCGCATTCTATCTCTGGATCCTGACGACTGTCTGCAGATTCTCAGCGTGCAAAGTGTCTCTTCAGCTCCGGAGTCTCTGCTATTCCTCGAAGTTCAGGCATCGATTGGTGGAGATGATGGTGCTGATCACCCGGCAAATCTCTTCCTCAATTCTGGGCTGCAGAATGGTGTTCTTTTCAGAACTGTGGTGGACATGGTGACTGGTCAGCTTTCGGATTCTCGCTCCCGGTTCTTGGGGCTGAAGCCTCCCAAGCTATTCTCCATTTCTGTGAGAGGCCGGTCTGCAATGCTGTGTTTGTCTAGCCGACCTTGGCTTGGTTATATTCACCGAGGACACTTCCATTTGACGCCTCTGTCTTACGAGACTCTGGAATTTGCTGCCCCCTTTTCATCTGATCAGTGCGCTGAAGGTGTTGTCTCTGTCGCTGGGGATGCTCTGAGAATTTTTATGATTGATCGTCTTGGTGAAACATTCAACGAAACAGTGGTCCCTCTGAGGTACACGCCTAGAAAGTTTGTTCTCCATCCCAAGCGGAAGTTGTTGGTTATTATCGAGAGTGACCAGGGAGCATTCACCGCAGAAGAGCGTGAAGCTGCAAGAAAGGAGTGCTTCGAGGCTGGTGGAGTGGGAGAAAATGGCAATGGCAATGCAGATCAGATGGAGAATGGTGcggatgatgaagataaggAAGACCCGCTTTCTGATGAGCAGTACGGTTATCCAAAAGCAGAGTCTGAAAAGTGGGTCTCTTGCATCAGAGTTCTTGATCCCAAGACAGCTACGACAACTTGTCTCCTGGAACTTCAGGACAACGAAGCTGCATACAGTGTCTGTACGGTGAATTTCCATGATAAAGAGTATGGTACACTGTTGGCTGTTGGTACGGTCAAAGGGATGCAGTTCTGGCCCAAGAAGAATCTAGTGGCTGGGTTCATACATATTTATAGGTTTGTGGAGGATGGGAAATCTCTTGAGCTTCTTCATAAGACGCAAGTAGAAGGTGTTCCTCTTGCTCTGTGCCAGTTCCAAGGAAGACTGCTGGCAGGGATCGGACCTGTCCTCAGATTGTATGATTTGGGGAAAAAGAGACTGCTTAGGAAATGTGAAAACAAGCTCTTTCCAAACACCATTATCTCTATCCAAACTTACCGTGACCGTATATACGTTGGTGACATTCAGGAG TCTTTCCATTACTGCAAGTACAGGCGCGACGAGAATCAGCTGTACATATTTGCGGATGACTGCGTGCCGAGGTGGCTGACAGCATCGCACCATGTGGATTTCGATACCATGGCAGGTGCAGATAAGTTTGGGAATGTGTATTTTGTGCGGTTGCCTCAGGATCTGTCGGAGGAGATAGAAGAAGACCCGACTGGCGGGAAGATCAAGTGGGAGCAAGGAAAGCTGAATGGAGCACCGAACAAAGTGGATGAGATAGTACAGTTCCATGTTGGGGACGTTGTGACGTGCTTGCAGAAAGCTTCGATGATCCCAGGTGGATCGGAATCGATAATGTATGGAACAGTGATGGGTAGCATAGGGGCATTACATGCTTTCACATCCCGTGATGATGTGGATTTCTTCTCTCATCTGGAGATGCACATGAGGCAGGAGTATCCTCCTCTCTGCGGGAGAGACCACATGGCTTACAGATCTGCATATTTTCCGGTCAAG GACGTGATAGATGGAGATCTGTGTGAGCAGTTCCCGACACTCCCAATGGACTTGCAGAGGAAAATAGCAGACGAGCTGGATAGAACACCTGCGGAGATTCTGAAGAAGCTCGAAGACGCAAGGAACAAGATCATTTGA
- a CDS encoding Disease resistance-responsive (dirigent-like protein) family protein (Disease resistance-responsive (dirigent-like protein) family protein; FUNCTIONS IN: molecular_function unknown; INVOLVED IN: defense response; LOCATED IN: endomembrane system; CONTAINS InterPro DOMAIN/s: Plant disease resistance response protein (InterPro:IPR004265); BEST Arabidopsis thaliana protein match is: Disease resistance-responsive (dirigent-like protein) family protein (TAIR:AT2G39430.1); Has 704 Blast hits to 703 proteins in 34 species: Archae - 0; Bacteria - 0; Metazoa - 4; Fungi - 0; Plants - 700; Viruses - 0; Other Eukaryotes - 0 (source: NCBI BLink).): MAKALSLTIFLFLLIASNVQSARLLDEVQTQPQLVPQVPEEEDDSPQAVTTTPTPIPLPGPATGGPEPILEFFMHDVLGGSHPSARVVTGIVAQTEVNGIPFSKSSNNIFPVDNAVPLVNANSINNLINPNTAPLLTGLSGSQANTVIQNSNGNSQGSLSSNNLPFVTTGQLPPIAALQQLMFGSITVVDDELTEGHELGSAIIGRAQGFYLASSLDGTSQTLSLTVLLHEDHDHHDTLDDAISFFGVHRTASHASHIAVVGGTGRFEHAKGYAVVETLHNQEDQHVTDGHDTILHFSVYLTYYKA, translated from the coding sequence atggCCAAAGCTCTTAGCCTTacaatctttctctttctcttgataGCTTCCAATGTCCAATCCGCTCGACTTCTCGATGAGGTTCAAACTCAGCCACAATTAGTCCCCCAGGTAccggaagaggaagatgatagTCCACAAGCCGTAACAACAACTCCAACACCAATTCCTCTCCCAGGACCCGCCACGGGAGGACCCGAGCCAATCCTAGAGTTCTTTATGCATGACGTGCTAGGCGGGTCACACCCATCAGCACGTGTGGTTACAGGGATAGTAGCACAAACAGAGGTGAATGGAATACCGTTTTCTAAATCCAGCAACAACATTTTCCCAGTAGATAACGCAGTGCCGCTTGTGAACGCAAACAGCATCAACAACTTAATCAATCCAAACACAGCTCCACTCCTAACAGGACTTAGTGGCTCTCAAGCCAACACCGTAATCCAAAACAGTAACGGTAACTCTCAAGGATCCCTTAGCTCCAACAACCTTCCCTTTGTAACCACGGGTCAGCTCCCTCCCATAGCTGCCCTCCAACAGCTTATGTTTGGCTCTATCACCGTGGTTGACGATGAGCTCACCGAGGGCCATGAGTTGGGCTCTGCGATCATTGGGAGAGCCCAAGGGTTTTATCTCGCTAGCTCTTTGGATGGAACTAGCCAGACCCTTTCGTTGACAGTGTTACTCCACGAAGATCATGATCATCATGACACCCTTGATGATGCCATCAGCTTCTTTGGGGTTCACCGAACCGCTTCTCATGCGTCGCATATCGCTGTTGTGGGTGGAACTGGGAGATTCGAGCATGCTAAAGGGTATGCTGTCGTGGAGACTCTACACAACCAGGAAGACCAACATGTTACTGATGGTCATGATACCATTCTCCATTTCAGTGTTTATCTTACATACTACAAAGCTTGA
- the NAC063 gene encoding NAC domain containing protein 63 (NAC domain containing protein 63 (NAC063); CONTAINS InterPro DOMAIN/s: No apical meristem (NAM) protein (InterPro:IPR003441); BEST Arabidopsis thaliana protein match is: NAC domain containing protein 93 (TAIR:AT5G39690.1); Has 2524 Blast hits to 2517 proteins in 71 species: Archae - 0; Bacteria - 0; Metazoa - 0; Fungi - 0; Plants - 2522; Viruses - 0; Other Eukaryotes - 2 (source: NCBI BLink).), producing the protein MSPPSTIAYVLPPGFKFVPNDEEVIHCYLKPYSDGNTNVLLHVPIHLVNIYESNPQTLSEEFQKGNDKEWFIITERNKVDQGLSQTKRVGYGAKRQKRVDTNGGYWHATVAAQKINAGDGVVRNKRPLAYYVGKPSEGVKTDWLMQEYSLDHSSHNNDKDYTLCKIYLTPQATKMNKEVGEEKKKQKKGEAVVSVAPVEALEEQLPCNVEYHQPLAPLDSCQPQPHDLAYQQQQFCPGPLDSYQPQPHDMENQQPHNEKLKKEEDVEQLDLHQPDQGKGC; encoded by the exons ATGTCTCCTCCGTCGACGATAGCTTACGTATTACCGCCAGGTTTTAAGTTTGTGCCAAACGATGAAGAAGTCATCCATTGTTACTTGAAACCTTACTCGGACGGCAACACGAACGTATTGCTCCATGTTCCTATTCATCTCGTCAATATCTACGAGTCGAATCCACAAACACTTTCAG aggaattcCAGAAGGGTAACGATAAAGAATGGTTTATTATAACGGAGAGGAACAAAGTTGATCAAGGTTTAAGCCAAACAAAGAGAGTTGGTTATGGTGCGAAAAGGCAGAAACGTGTCGACACTAACGGAGGATATTGGCACGCAACAGTGGCTGCCCAAAAGATCAACGCTGGAGATGGTGTCGTTCGCAACAAAAGGCCACTGGCATACTACGTTGGGAAACCATCAGAAGGCGTCAAAACTGATTGGTTAATGCAAGAATACTCTCTTGATCACTCTTCTCACAACAACGACAAG GATTACACTTTGTGCAAGATCTATCTTACTCCACAAGCAACAAAGATGAATAAAGAAGtgggagaagagaagaagaagcagaagaaaggagaagcCGTTGTTTCAGTTGCACCTGTGGAAGCATTGGAAGAGCAGCTGCCTTGTAATGTCGAGTATCATCAACCGCTAGCACCGCTAGATTCTTGCCAACCGCAGCCTCATGATTTGGCGTATCAACAGCAGCAGTTTTGTCCAGGCCCACTGGATTCTTATCAACCGCAGCCTCATGATATGGAGAATCAGCAACCGCATAATGAGAAgctgaagaaagaagaagacgttgAGCAGCTGGATTTGCATCAACCAGACCAAGGAAAAGGATGCTAA
- the SAP130b gene encoding Cleavage and polyadenylation specificity factor (CPSF) A subunit protein (Cleavage and polyadenylation specificity factor (CPSF) A subunit protein; FUNCTIONS IN: nucleic acid binding; INVOLVED IN: biological_process unknown; LOCATED IN: nucleus; CONTAINS InterPro DOMAIN/s: WD40 repeat (InterPro:IPR001680), Cleavage/polyadenylation specificity factor, A subunit, C-terminal (InterPro:IPR004871); BEST Arabidopsis thaliana protein match is: Cleavage and polyadenylation specificity factor (CPSF) A subunit protein (TAIR:AT3G55200.1); Has 1074 Blast hits to 953 proteins in 223 species: Archae - 0; Bacteria - 2; Metazoa - 406; Fungi - 248; Plants - 228; Viruses - 0; Other Eukaryotes - 190 (source: NCBI BLink).), producing MYLYSLTLQQATGIVCAINGNFSGGKTQEIAVARGKILDLLRPDENGKIQTIHSVEVFGAIRSLAQFRLTGAQKDYIVVGSDSGRIVILEYNKEKNVFDKVHQETFGKSGCRRIVPGQYVAVDPKGRAVMIGACEKQKLVYVLNRDTTARLTISSPLEAHKSHTICYSLCGVDCGFDNPIFAAIELDYSEADQDPTGQAASEAQKHLTFYELDLGLNHVSRKWSNPVDNGANMLVTVPGGADGPSGVLVCAENFVIYMNQGHPDVRAVIPRRTDLPAERGVLVVSAAVHKQKTMFFFLIQTEYGDVFKVTLDHNGDHVSELKVKYFDTIPVASSICVLKLGFLFSASEFGNHGLYQFQAIGEEPDVESSSSNLMETEEGFQPVFFQPRRLKNLVRIDQVESLMPLMDMKVLNIFEEETPQIFSLCGRGPRSSLRILRPGLAITEMAVSQLPGQPSAVWTVKKNVSDEFDAYIVVSFTNATLVLSIGEQVEEVNDSGFLDTTPSLAVSLIGDDSLMQVHPNGIRHIREDGRINEWRTPGKRSIVKVGYNRLQVVIALSGGELIYFEADMTGQLMEVEKHEMSGDVACLDIAPVPEGRKRSRFLAVGSYDNTVRILSLDPDDCLQILSVQSVSSAPESLLFLEVQASIGGDDGADHPANLFLNSGLQNGVLFRTVVDMVTGQLSDSRSRFLGLKPPKLFSISVRGRSAMLCLSSRPWLGYIHRGHFHLTPLSYETLEFAAPFSSDQCAEGVVSVAGDALRIFMIDRLGETFNETVVPLRYTPRKFVLHPKRKLLVIIESDQGAFTAEEREAARKECFEAGGVGENGNGNADQMENGADDEDKEDPLSDEQYGYPKAESEKWVSCIRVLDPKTATTTCLLELQDNEAAYSVCTVNFHDKEYGTLLAVGTVKGMQFWPKKNLVAGFIHIYRFVEDGKSLELLHKTQVEGVPLALCQFQGRLLAGIGPVLRLYDLGKKRLLRKCENKLFPNTIISIQTYRDRIYVGDIQESFHYCKYRRDENQLYIFADDCVPRWLTASHHVDFDTMAGADKFGNVYFVRLPQDLSEEIEEDPTGGKIKWEQGKLNGAPNKVDEIVQFHVGDVVTCLQKASMIPGGSESIMYGTVMGSIGALHAFTSRDDVDFFSHLEMHMRQEYPPLCGRDHMAYRSAYFPVKDVIDGDLCEQFPTLPMDLQRKIADELDRTPAEILKKLEDARNKII from the exons ATGTATCTGTACAGTCTTACTCTGCAGCAGGCGACCGGAATCGTCTGCGCAATCAACGGGAACTTCTCCGGCGGGAAGACACAGGAGATTGCGGTAGCTCGTGGCAAGATTTTGGATCTTCTCCGTCCCGACGAGAACGGTAAGATCCAGACGATACACTCTGTAGAAGTATTTGGTGCAATTAGATCCCTAGCTCAGTTTAGGTTGACTGGTGCGCAGAAGGATTATATCGTAGTAGGCTCAGATTCGGGTAGGATTGTTATACTTGAGTACAACAAGGAGAAGAATGTGTTCGATAAAGTTCACCAGGAGACTTTTGGCAAGTCTGGTTGCAGAAGAATTGTGCCAGGCCAGTACGTGGCTGTTGATCCCAAAGGAAGAGCTGTTATGATTGGAGCTTGTGAGAAGCAGaaattggtttatgttttgaacaGAGATACCACTGCTAGGTTAACTATTTCTTCTCCCTTGGAGGCTCACAAGTCTCATACCATTTGCTATTCTCTCTGCGGTGTGGACTGCGGTTTCGATAACCCgatttttgcagccattgaGCTTGATTACTCCGAGGCAGATCAGGATCCTACTGGCCAAGCCGCTAGTGAGGCTCAGAAGCATTTGACTTTCTATGAGCTCGATTTGGGGCTCAACCATGTCTCTAGAAAGTGGTCTAACCCTGTTGACAATGGTGCCAATATGCTTGTTACTGTTCCTGGAGGAGCTGATGGCCCGAGTGGAGTTTTGGTTTGCGCCgagaattttgttatttacatGAATCAGGGTCATCCAGACGTGAGGGCTGTGATTCCTAGACGAACTGATTTGCCTGCTGAACGGGGAGTTTTGGTTGTTTCTGCCGCCGTGCACAAGCAGAAGAcaatgttcttctttttaatcCAGACTGAGTATGGCGACGTTTTTAAGGTCACCTTGGATCACAATGGCGATCATGTCTCCGAGTTGAAGGTTAAATACTTCGACACCATTCCCGTCGCATCCTCTATATGTGTGTTGAAGCTGGGATTCCTCTTCTCTGCTTCGGAATTTGGAAACCATGGTTTGTATCAGTTTCAGGCCATAGGAGAGGAACCTGATGTAGAGTCTTCCTCCTCTAATCTGATGGAAACCGAAGAAGGTTTTCAGCCCGTCTTTTTTCAGCCTAGACGACTTAAGAATCTTGTTAGGATTGACCAAGTCGAGAGTCTGATGCCGCTCATGGACATGAAAGTCCTAAACATTTTTGAGGAAGAAACCCCTCAAATCTTTTCACTTTGCGGCCGGGGTCCACGATCCTCTCTAAGGATACTGAGACCTGGTTTGGCCATCACTGAGATGGCTGTCTCTCAGCTTCCAGGTCAGCCAAGTGCTGTGTGGACGGTGAAAAAGAATGTGAGCGATGAGTTTGATGCATACATCGTTGTCTCTTTTACCAATGCTACTCTTGTTCTTTCGATTGGTGAACAAGTTGAAGAAGTTAATGACAGTGGGTTTCTTGATACTACCCCATCCCTGGCTGTCTCTCTGATCGGCGATGATTCTCTCATGCAAGTCCATCCCAATGGTATCCGCCACATAAGGGAAGATGGACGCATTAACGAATGGAGAACTCCTGGCAAGAGGTCAATTGTTAAAGTTGGGTATAATCGGCTTCAAGTGGTCATTGCATTGAGCGGGGGAGAGCTTATATACTTTGAGGCAGATATGACTGGCCAGCTGATGGAGGTGGAGAAGCATGAAATGTCTGGTGATGTGGCTTGCCTGGACATTGCCCCTGTTCctgaaggaagaaaaaggtCTCGCTTTCTTGCTGTGGGATCTTATGATAATACTGTGCGCATTCTATCTCTGGATCCTGACGACTGTCTGCAGATTCTCAGCGTGCAAAGTGTCTCTTCAGCTCCGGAGTCTCTGCTATTCCTCGAAGTTCAGGCATCGATTGGTGGAGATGATGGTGCTGATCACCCGGCAAATCTCTTCCTCAATTCTGGGCTGCAGAATGGTGTTCTTTTCAGAACTGTGGTGGACATGGTGACTGGTCAGCTTTCGGATTCTCGCTCCCGGTTCTTGGGGCTGAAGCCTCCCAAGCTATTCTCCATTTCTGTGAGAGGCCGGTCTGCAATGCTGTGTTTGTCTAGCCGACCTTGGCTTGGTTATATTCACCGGGGACACTTCCATTTGACGCCTCTGTCTTACGAGACTCTGGAATTTGCTGCCCCCTTTTCATCTGATCAGTGCGCTGAAGGTGTTGTCTCTGTCGCTGGGGATGCTCTGAGAATTTTTATGATTGATCGTCTTGGTGAAACATTCAACGAAACAGTGGTCCCTCTGAGGTACACGCCTAGAAAGTTTGTTCTCCATCCCAAGCGGAAGTTGTTGGTTATTATCGAGAGTGACCAGGGAGCATTCACCGCAGAAGAGCGTGAAGCTGCAAGAAAGGAGTGCTTCGAGGCTGGTGGAGTGGGAGAAAATGGCAATGGCAATGCAGATCAGATGGAGAATGGTGcggatgatgaagataaggAAGACCCGCTTTCTGATGAGCAGTACGGTTATCCAAAAGCAGAGTCTGAAAAGTGGGTCTCTTGCATCAGAGTTCTTGATCCCAAGACAGCTACGACAACTTGTCTCCTGGAACTTCAGGACAACGAAGCTGCATACAGTGTCTGTACGGTGAATTTCCATGATAAAGAGTATGGTACACTGTTGGCTGTTGGTACGGTCAAAGGGATGCAGTTCTGGCCCAAGAAGAATCTAGTGGCTGGGTTCATACATATTTATAGGTTTGTGGAGGATGGGAAATCTCTTGAGCTTCTTCATAAGACGCAAGTAGAAGGTGTTCCTCTTGCTCTGTGCCAGTTCCAAGGAAGACTGCTGGCAGGGATCGGACCTGTCCTCAGATTGTATGATTTGGGGAAAAAGAGACTGCTTAGGAAATGTGAAAACAAGCTCTTTCCAAACACCATTATCTCTATCCAAACTTACCGTGACCGTATATACGTTGGTGACATTCAGGAG TCTTTCCATTACTGCAAGTACAGGCGCGACGAGAATCAGCTGTACATATTTGCGGATGACTGCGTGCCGAGGTGGCTGACAGCATCGCACCATGTGGATTTCGATACCATGGCAGGTGCAGATAAGTTTGGGAATGTGTATTTTGTGCGGTTGCCTCAGGATCTGTCGGAGGAGATAGAAGAAGACCCGACTGGCGGGAAGATCAAGTGGGAGCAAGGAAAGCTGAATGGAGCACCGAACAAAGTGGATGAGATAGTACAGTTCCATGTTGGGGACGTTGTGACGTGCTTGCAGAAAGCTTCGATGATCCCAGGTGGATCGGAATCGATAATGTATGGAACAGTGATGGGTAGCATAGGGGCATTACATGCTTTCACATCCCGTGATGATGTGGATTTCTTCTCTCATCTGGAGATGCACATGAGGCAGGAGTATCCTCCTCTCTGCGGGAGAGACCACATGGCTTACAGATCTGCATATTTTCCGGTCAAG GACGTGATAGATGGAGATCTGTGTGAGCAGTTCCCGACACTCCCAATGGACTTGCAGAGGAAAATAGCAGACGAGCTGGATAGAACACCTGCGGAGATTCTGAAGAAGCTCGAAGACGCAAGGAACAAGATCATTTGA